The nucleotide window CACATCCCATCTTGTTTAATCCGGATATGTTTGTTAAGAACATAAACCCCCACATCTGTTAGACAAATGTCTACCGAATGATTTATATGACAAAGCCAACTTCCTTACAATCATTTAGACTTTTTTCTAGGCTCAATAGGTTGGGTTTCGATCAGTTCTTAGAACAAAATTGTGACGGTAATCCAAAGTATCAACGGGAATTAGAACCCTGAACCggacaatatgattgattgTATAGGGGTGTAGATTTTTCACAATGTTACACATTAACTCTTCTTATTTGATTTTGACAATTTAATTTGGTCCAATTACAATTTATCTACatccctaattttttttaatcgtgAATGCATTTTGATAGCCCAACGATATATAATTTTTGTCTGAAACAATTGTATTATGTTAAGTCCCACCTCGATAAGATGTGGGAACAACTCCTTGTTTATAAGGAGCAAGCCCACCCTTAACCACTAACAAGACATTTTCCTAGACTTGAGTGAAAAGTATATTTGTAATTGattcttatttatttctttccatGTAGAGCAGAATTAGTCTAGGGTTGTTTGTCTGTATATATAGTTAGTCTCTTATACATGTAACTCACGCCATTATTCAATATCATAGCAAGACAATTGCTTTTGTCTACTGTTCATCTCATTCCTTCTTTTCATGCATCTGTCTTAAGCTTTTAACATGGAACCTGAGCCAGGTTCCATGTTAAAAGCTTAAGACAGATGAATGAAAGCAATGAATAATTCACGCCATTATTCAATATCATAGCAAGACAATTGCTTTTGCCTACTGTTCATCTCATTTCTTGCTTTCATTCATCAGTCTTAAGCTTTTAACGTGGTATGAAGTCAGGTTCCATGTTAAAAGCTTAAGACAGATGAATGAAAACAAGGAATGAGACGAACAGTAGTCAAAAGCAATTGTCTTACTATGATATTTAATAATGGCGTGAGTTACATGTACAAGAGACTAAGTGtatatacaaacaaacaatcctAGACTAATTGTGCTgtacaagaaaagaaataaataagaatCAACTACAAATATTTTTGACCTATTCTGTGTTTGTGTTttactaattttcttttttagtacTATGGGTTATAATTTATCTTTATGGTAGCTCGAACGCCTACGGACCTCATTTTTCTTACCTAATTTATTGGGTATATGAATATAATCAGGTCTATGACCTTGTTTAACTCCTTCCCAACTAGGTGGCTTAGCTTATAAGTCAATACAAAATTAACCTATGCAAAATTAATTGCAATTATCTTAAGCTATAAGaatattttccttttgtaaGCATTAAGCTACTAGAATTTGTGTATACAAATGTAAGTTAAAATGTAGGCTTATGTGTAaaggttgtaacttgtaagtcaGGCTACTTGATTGACTGGCAGACAGCCGTCCACGGATTAAAGCAATAAAGCGTGTGAGGAAAAATCTGAAAAAGACCAAACAAGTCACAAGGAGAAGATAGTAAAGCTTAATTTGCAAGTAAGGTATCTCTTATTCTCTTTCACTTGATAGTAAAGCTTATAATTTGCAAGTTGGGGCGTAGGGCTCCATTTCTCTATTTCATTTGATGATAAGAAAAATATCCACTATTTTTTGTGACGATACGTGTGACACCTGGGTTTTACACTTGGCACCGGATGCCAAGCAGACATGCCACGGATCTGTTGACCAAGATACACCCAAAGTGTCGAATAGCACAAACGATACCCGAGAGCACCATCTTGAAAACCCTTAGGTGACTAAACACCTAAAGGAATCGATTGTTCTAAGGGAATTCAGTAGTGCTATGGATCCCAGCAATTGggatctcagttatcccagttgctgaggtgtatgcACAAGATTTAATGTGCATGTGGAGCCATCACAAGCACATTAAATCTTGTGCATACACCTCAGTAACTGGGATAATTGGGATCCCAGTTGCTGGGATCTTTATCTTTCTCGAAGGGAATTAGACTCCCAttaggaaaggaaaaaagaagaagatgcacTCCCAAAAAATTTTCTTAAGAATTAGGGAGGAAGATACATTTTCCTACCTAAATTGGAGTACCCAAAATCACATAAAAGGTGGCCTCCGCACCAAGTAATTCCAAATCGTATCTAACTTTCGTAAGTCATTACTTTTGATTACAAGCAAATGAGAGCTCCGAGCACGAGAACACTCTCAATTCCTGAATAATACATGTATTGATTTGAGCATCGAGAGGCAGCTCACTCTTCTCATATGCATGTCATCGAAGAATAGTCAAAGAATCGCTTCTTGACAATTAATCCGACCATCCTGATACGTTGAAAACGAAAGCAAGTTTTGAACGTCGTCATAGTCCTTTACTATTCCAAATTTACACACAGTGAATCAAAATACAACTTTTCAAATCTTCAATAAAgcaccctattttttttttcaaaatttcaaatcccACACCCAGAATAGGGTGATGGACAATACTTGCCAGCTATGTTATGGCTCTGGAATAGTGGAATTAATATCCCCTCTCACATGGTAAATTCAAGTGAGATTCAGGTTATGTATGCACCTAATCACAAGTCTCAACATTCAACAAAGTACTTTTAAAACATAATTACATGTGTTCAACAATATTTCCAATTTGagtatactatatatatattctgtacGGTTTAAGTGGAATATATCCTAATTAATTGCATAGGAGAAAATGTGAATGAATTCAGAGGGAAAATGTGAATTATTGCTAATTAATCCGAgttacattttttaatttatccgAATAATTAAATGCAATACAAACTCAACTAGGGAAGACTGAGTGCTCATTCATATATATCGATCTATCTCCAGAAGAAGTCTTGAACAGAATCTTGCCATGATAACACCAGCATCAACATGACCAGAATCCCTGCAAGCCCCCACGACGAGCTCCCAATCCGTAGCACCGACGAAGGATCCAGCGACGGAGCCAATGAATGTCCAGAAAacgatgaagaagaggaggaagaagtcGTTTTAATTGCAATTATAAGTCCAGCAAGAACAACAGGAAGAACAAAACCAGTATTGATCCATTTCGTCTCATAGAAACGCGTTCCGCTGTTGTTTCGAGTAACATACAACGGCGAAAGCACAATGGCAGAAGCCAGTGCCAGCACCATTGCTAACCCTCTatgtggtgatgatgatgaattgtGGCTTGCGTTGTATATATAGGCAGCCGCCATTGTTGGTGGACTTGGTTAAAATGTACCAAAGTTGGTTAGTTTTCTCTTGTAGTAGGAGAAGAACCAACTTCGATGGGTGAAGGCAAGAGAAATAGTGGTGGGATTTATACAAGGGAGAAGATGAAATTGGTGAAGGAATCTAGGTGGAAAGATTGTAATCCGACCAAAAAGAAGTCTTAAACAGCCGTCCAAAAAGCCAAAAGTGAAGAAAAAGGACTTGAATTGTATATGAATTATTAGGGATAACTTGAGAGAAGGGTGTGAACATATGTTAAAGAAGGAGAGGTAAAGAAAAAAATACGTATCCTAAGCTCATGAAGAATAGTATAAATATATAAGGCTTCCCATGTCACTAAAGCAATTTGTTGGTAGGGGCTACCAGTAATCATGTAAAATTCATGGGAGAAAACTAAGAGAACATTAAGGCCGGAGGGGGTACTGACCGAAagggctccgacgatcaagttataTGATGATTTCAAGTATTTTTTATAAGATAGATGGTATTAGAAAGAGTTACGAGTTTTTGAGTATATTtctttggtctttttttttttgggatctcTCTTCCTATGGAATGAGAAGGCTTTTATAATCTTGGTCGCATAAGAAGGTGACGTGGAACCTCCCCCCTTTGTCAATCTTCCCCTTGAAGTGGATAGCGTATCCCTCAAGAATGCATCTCGTTTGAGATATAGTGACAAGATTTATGTCAGATTTTAGATTCTGAACCCAAAATAAGACTTTGTCCTAATGAGGATCTCAGGAACTGCTTGGCATAAGGCAATCGATCTGATGGACACTCTCCTTGATGGTTTTGTTGAAGAAGATTATATAAATCCTTTGGTAGAGAGGATAAGGTTGAGCGAACGATACTTGACATGACTTGATAGGTAGGACGGTGGGCAGTCAAAGATTTGTTGCCTTGGGTAGAGGGTTCATGCGTATGTACTGATAATAGTGAAGATTTGATTGAGATATTGACTTATTGAGTTGTTATGTCTGTGCTGGTCCGTGAGGACCAGGTCATGTTCTGATATGTTGGTAGTGGGCCTTTAGGAACCAATATTATAACTAAATGAGTTGGGCCGTGGTGTACTTGGTCAACAAAGCCCAAATGATTTTTACCATAACACTACTGTAGTTTGAACCATAACAAAGCCCAAatggttttttcttcttctgctttTTTTCATCATAAACATCAAGAAAGCTCAACAACACAGTTGCAGATTTGTCAAGATCAAaggatttttttggttgaatttttgcAATTTTTCTAGGGCTCATGCCTGGTATGTCTTCTTTCCtctcaatttcaattttggGTCATTTGTTCATACAGAGAATCGTCCCTGTCAAGTGTCGGCACAAAGCACAAATCCTCCTATTTTCATCTACTATATACTCTTGTACACGATTGTGCGGCTCCTTAGAAGACCCAATAAGTTTTTCATGACTGTGATTTAGTATTTACTCTAGATTGAAAGTTCATTGTTGTTCGTCAGCGAAAAAATTGgagcttttttaaaaaaaaatattaaagcgTTTATTAGTGTTTCATCTTATATAACTATGCTGTTTGGCTATTGGTTTGGGTGAAAGGATCCAGTGAAGAAATGGCGGAAGGAGAAAATTTGCCTAGAGATGCAAAGATTGTAAAATCCCTGCTGCAATCAATGGGTGTTGTGGAGTATGAGCCTCGTGTAATTCACCAGTTTCTGGAGCTGTGGTATCGTTACGTTGTTGATGTCCTGACAGATTCCCAAGTGTACTCGGAGCATGCCAGCAAGGCAGCTATTGATTGCGATGATGTCAAGCTTGCTATTCAATCTAGAGTCAATTTCAGCTTCTCGCAGCCTCCACCAAGAGAGGTAATATATCTGGGATTCCGAGCAATGTTAGTGCAATCTCATTCCTATTGATGCTAAGCTTTTGGTTGATTGTCCAAATACAAAATCAATAGTTGGTTTGAAAGAAAACTGGTTGAGAAGCACCATCGGTTCAAATAGCCACCCTTGCCCTAAGGACAGGAGTTTTAGTGGGAATTCCCATTAAGCtacaaaaataatatatgtttgtgtttgtcTCTATATGTGCCTGTAAACTGCcaataccaagttatgtatgtTGTGTTGATACTTCATTCTCGTTCACCTGCACGATCTGAGTAAAGAAACTTGATTCCCATCTTAGATTCTAGTTACTTGTTAAGTATCTGGGGAAGTACTTAAACCTCATGGATAAGTGCCCTTTACATTTTAAACTGCTAGGGGGAAAACATCTTATGGGAACAATATATTAAGGGAGTAATTTGACTACAAGTTGCTTCCTTCTGTTCTATCCACTTTCATCTTGTGATTGAATATATTGTTGCTCACACCTAGGAAATTTGACAGTTGATCTTGTTTTATAACTTCAGAAATTTGCTTTGCCCTATAAAATTCTCATCATatgcaagattttttttcctaagaagaaaaaaacgTATTCCTTCAAGTGGGTACTGCTCAAATATAAAAGCTATTTACAGGACATAAGCCTACtactaaaagaaaaaatatgtttCACTAGGTGTTGCATTTGCAATTATGTACAAGAGGCTGTGGGATTGTTAACTAAATTGTGTTTGTTATATAGAAAATATGTTTCTGTTTGGCTTGTTTTCTCATAGTAATTTGGAATAATGTTTGTTTGCCTTGAATTATTAGAGTTTTTCTTAGCGCTGTCACATGAAGATTACTCGTggattttttcccctttttcttaAGGTTCATGGGCACAAGTGAACATGTGACCTCATGGTAGAGTTTCaaaggtgcaacctagaggtcataggttcaattcctctctccacatattatgtgcggtaaggtttgcgtacattcTGCATGTCCCCGCCCCCGCCCCCGCCCCCGCCCCCGCCCCCGCCCACTATGGGAGCCTTGTATATgaaagttgtttaccttttttacctTAAGGTTCATGGGATGGAGGTGTATTTTTGTTTATGTCCACTTAGTGTCTAGATTAACATTTAGTGGGACTCATTTTACTCAGTCTTGATTGTGCATTACCTTCTTGTGAAAGACACATTATAATACCTGTAGTTACTAAGATGGGCTGCAGTCTGCATGCAACCTAAGCGGGAAAGGGAAAATGGCTGGAAAAATATAAAGGCCAAAAAACCTAATGAAAGAGCTTGATAAAAATTAATGTGGTAACAGCTAAGATGGATGAACTAGGCATAATAGAAGTGCATAAATCTACACTTTGACTCCAACAGTATGTGAAAAGTGAATTCTTCTATTTCTATATGCCTTGGAACTCCAACAGTATGGAAAAGGTTGTTATAGTGCATGTGTATATGCCATATACTTTCATGAGTAATTACCTGTATATGCCGTCTTAGagttttgaagttttgtaatATTTTTCAGGTTCTACTGGAGTTGGCTAGAAATAGGAATAAAATCCCATTACCAAAGACAATAGCTGGGCCTGGCATTCCACTTCCACCTGAAAAGGATACATTGATCAGCCCAAACTATCAACTTGCTATCCCAAAGAAGGAATCTGCCCAGGCAGCTGAAGAAACAGAAGATGAGGAAAGTGTTGATCCTAACCCCAGCCAAGAACAAAATGCAGATATGCCTAAGCAAAGAGTGTCATTTCCCCTTGTAAAACATCCCAAGTGATGGTTGGTTGGGAATACTGTGTAGTTGTTGGGCCTTGTTATCTGATCCATAGAGAATTATTGTCATCCTTATAATAAACCTAACTTGATAAAGCAAACCCTTAATCCTATCTTTAAATTACTTTGAGCTGCATCTCGGGCCTCTTACGTGTGCAGGCCCGTGGGCCTTGGGCTGAAGTGTGAATAGGCCAAAACTTTTCTCTAACCTCTATCTTCTACTTCTCCTAAAGACCTCCCCACCCGTCTACTTGTTGAGCCTCCTGGACTTATGGATAGATCACTGACAAGGTGAGAGGTGCGGGGGAGTTAAAATCTCACATTAATTGGTGAAGGTCAAAcaatgtgatttataaatatGACCTATCATGATAGCACTTGAGATGTCTTTTAGAAAGACAAAACCATGAGTGTAAACAACACTCGAGCCGTCTACTTGTTGAGTCTCCCGGACTCATGGATAGACCACTGATAAGGTGAGAGGTGCGGGGAGTTAAAATCTCACATTAATTGGTGAAGGTCAAAcaatgtgatttataaatatGACCCAACATGATAACACTTGAGATATCTTTTAGAAAGACAAAACTAGGCGTGTgaacaatacctcaagtggTTTAGACCGACCAAAACTTTTCTCCCACCTCCTACTTCTCCctactttcttcaaattattacaGGAAGTTCTCTTTCCTTTGCAAAACTCTGACCAGGGTGGACTACATGTCCATGTCGAGTGTGTATATGGGTAGCTTTAGAAGTTCTTTGATTTGGCAGATAATTACTAAGAATAGCAATTCTGCATCATGAAGAAACTTTGAATGTACGTAACTGGGGGCAAAGCCTGCATATAAAAATCAATAGCCTGGCTCTTGGCGAATTCCATTTAATCACTGCATCTGAATAACAATCCATACAGTTGCACTGTACAAATACTAACACCTTATGTACAAGAAGAACTTACAATTAAATGGCATATATACTGTGTAAAATGGTGATCCGTCAGCGGTCAACTTCTCCTGCCAACCCTATTACTCGCAGCAGGAACTGTGGTAGTCAGGCCCCGGTTATACATTCGCTGGATTTCCTCTCTGTACTCTGTCAATGACTTGTCAGGCAAAGATGGAGTTAGCTCTACGACGTCCCCCATCTTCAGTCTGCACGTTACATCACTCACAGGTTCATGGTTAAGCCTGGGCCTTAATTCTTCCTTCACAGTGAACCCATATGAAGACCACCTTGAACTTCCCCGCCCAGTTCTTTCAAGCAGGTCCATCATTGTTGAGTTTGCAGGGAACTCCTGTACTGACATCTGCAAAATTCAGGCACATAAAATGTTTAGACCATatgaaaaaaaactaaaataaagttTCATCCCAAATGCACCAATAATCCGAGGTCATTGAAATTAATGGGAACAAGTCATCAGAAACAGCAGAAAGGAGAATGCAATGTTTATTTTGTTCCAACtagatggcacaaaaacatcatTTTGCTACGTAACACCAATCAATGTGCTACTCAGTACTATAAAACAAAATCGAGTTATTAAATCGAATCTGGCAAGAGCATGTTCAGTATTACTGTTTAGGGTAGACCACAGAATACCCATTTGGTTATCAGACAAGTTAATGAGTACACTAgcaattctcaaccatggagtACGAAGAAACATATAGGAaccataaaattaaaacaaacctTGTGATTCTCTATCAGGATAACAAAGACTGGTCCATCCTGGCCGCACTGAGGCTTATAAGAAAATGGGCAATCATCTGAGTGAGTTGGGAATGTGCAGGGAGGCTTGATTGAATCATCGTAAACAATAGAAGGGTGGTCTTTGCTCATGGCTTCACAGTGCCAAGTGACCACCCATCGTGCCCACTCAACCATCTGAAGAATAAATGAAGAGTGCTCACAGTCACCTTCCTTGTATCTCCAGTGAGCTGCAAATCCAAACTCGGCTTGCAAATGCATCTCTCTGGTTCGAATTTGAACTTCAAGAGGAACCATGTCTTCGCCCATCACTACCGTGTGAAGAGATTGATACCtacaaaataaaacaagttagaGACAATGAATTAAtctttaaaatataataaaataaaataaaatgcttTACAGTCAATTATATACATACCCGTTGAACTTTGGGTGGTTTATATAATCCTTTAATTTTCCACATACTTCAGACCATAACTGATGAACAACATTCAAGGCTTTGTAGCAGTCTTCCTTATCATTAACAATCAACCGTATCCCATGTATATCATGAATCTCATCCATGGTCAGCTTCTTTctgcaaaaaaataaagttttgtCACATAAATATATTTCACCACCCCAATAATATTCCATATGTCAGAATGATAATTGATACAAAAGATTTACTTACTTCATCCCAAAACTCAGTGAAGTAGTATTCAACATATCTCAAGAACTTGATAGTCAATACAGGGCACAGGCCATTACGTACAAAAGTTCAATATCAAAGGTCAACCTAGATTAGCTCTAAGATTCACGCCAGCATAAATATGGTCACATTCTTGGCTCAATTGAACTACTCAAAAGGCCCACATTCAAGAAAACTCTAGAATTTACACAAAATATTTGTGACTTAGATCCACATTCAAActcataataaaataaatacatttcCCCAAAAAAAATGGGAGACCATTTGTGGCTGGATATGGCTGAAGAGGACCTGCCATTGACGCCAAAGTAATAGCCTAAGACTATACAAGCTTGTATACACAAAGGCTTCTCCTAAACTATGGGACTGCACAGTGCTTACCCGTGTATCTGGATCCACATGCATGCAGTGCTTGTGCAGTGTCCACACAAAAATGcacaggagagagagagaaagggtgGTTGGAGGAGAGGGAGATAGAGCACGTACTTCAACATTTTGCGGTAGATGCTATACAAGCTTTTATGCCGCCCTGACAACACATGGAACGAAATGGCTTCATCTTTGAGAGCCTGCTCTAATTTGTCTATTGCAGAACTAATCATAGCCTCATCACAGGAGTCCACAAGCCTAGAGGACAATTCTTTGTGCTCTTCTGGGTTGAGATGTTTAAAGCACAAATTTTCTAGCTGTACCTTCCATGTATAGATTCCCAATCGATTCGCCA belongs to Tripterygium wilfordii isolate XIE 37 chromosome 2, ASM1340144v1, whole genome shotgun sequence and includes:
- the LOC120008554 gene encoding transcription initiation factor TFIID subunit 9-like isoform X1; this translates as MPGSSEEMAEGENLPRDAKIVKSLLQSMGVVEYEPRVIHQFLELWYRYVVDVLTDSQVYSEHASKAAIDCDDVKLAIQSRVNFSFSQPPPREVLLELARNRNKIPLPKTIAGPGIPLPPEKDTLISPNYQLAIPKKESAQAAEETEDEESVDPNPSQEQNADMPKQRVSFPLVKHPK
- the LOC120008554 gene encoding transcription initiation factor TFIID subunit 9-like isoform X2, giving the protein MAEGENLPRDAKIVKSLLQSMGVVEYEPRVIHQFLELWYRYVVDVLTDSQVYSEHASKAAIDCDDVKLAIQSRVNFSFSQPPPREVLLELARNRNKIPLPKTIAGPGIPLPPEKDTLISPNYQLAIPKKESAQAAEETEDEESVDPNPSQEQNADMPKQRVSFPLVKHPK
- the LOC120013539 gene encoding probable GTP diphosphokinase RSH2, chloroplastic isoform X1, whose product is MTVPTIALYASPPSSFCSAPHPCQINPHASSDFDLNSRSSSSASSTASSSQKPVMGGLSCLFSSTTVKHALPSTFSGSGEELGSFRGDELKELSSSFCYSSSNFGAGSLKKDNSPVSVLQGPVSCSSSGVAVSRSPPVRIRGAGTCGLFNGFVRNALGSYADYDSPSLQVHGGADLDVGALSTAVAVDELRFSMEDSLMEGDSEPYAKDLLLGAQLKHKIFCEDFVVKAFYAAEKAHRGQMRVSGGPYLQHCVETAVLLALIGADSTVVAAGLLHDTLDDCFLSRDYIFKTFGAGVADLVEGVSKLSQFSKLARENNTASKTIEADRLHTMFLAMADARAVLIKLADRLHNMMTLDALPLVKQQRFAKETLEIFAPLANRLGIYTWKVQLENLCFKHLNPEEHKELSSRLVDSCDEAMISSAIDKLEQALKDEAISFHVLSGRHKSLYSIYRKMLKYVLYLPLLQPPFLSLSCAFLCGHCTSTACMWIQIHGKKLTMDEIHDIHGIRLIVNDKEDCYKALNVVHQLWSEVCGKLKDYINHPKFNGYQSLHTVVMGEDMVPLEVQIRTREMHLQAEFGFAAHWRYKEGDCEHSSFILQMVEWARWVVTWHCEAMSKDHPSIVYDDSIKPPCTFPTHSDDCPFSYKPQCGQDGPVFVILIENHKMSVQEFPANSTMMDLLERTGRGSSRWSSYGFTVKEELRPRLNHEPVSDVTCRLKMGDVVELTPSLPDKSLTEYREEIQRMYNRGLTTTVPAASNRVGRRS